DNA sequence from the Bradyrhizobium diazoefficiens genome:
CGTGCCGGTGCTGCGCGCCGGCACGACCTTCGTCGACGGCATGATGGACCTGGTACCGACCGCGCGCGTCGCCCATATCGGCCTCTACCGCGAGCCGCAGAGCTTTGCCGCGGTCGAATATTTCTTCAAATCGCCGTCGGATCTGAGCGAGCGCCTCGCGATCGTGGTGACGCCTGTGGTCGCGACTGCCAATACGGCCGTGGCCGCGATCGATCGGCTGAAGGAGCGCGGCGCCAAGGATATCCGCCTCGCGTGCCTGATCGCGGCGCCGGAAGGTCTCGAGCGCCTGCGCGGCTTGCATCCGGACGTGCATATCTGGGCGGCTGCGGTGGATGAGGGCCTCGACGAGAACGGCTTTATCCTGCCGGGGCTCGGCGATGCCGGCGACCGCGCCTACGGGACGAGATAAGCGGAAAACTCAGATCTTCCCGCTGCCGCAAATGCCCTTCAACGCGTGCCACTCCTTGTCCGTCAGAAGCGGCGGGCCGCTGGCGGGGCGGTCTTCTCTGGTCATGCGCGCGAGGCGATCCTCGGTCAGCGGATGGCTGGCGAGGATCGTGAATCCGCTGCCGCCTTCCTTGCCGGTGATACGGAACATCAGCTCGGCCGCGGGCTTCGGCGAGCGGCCGAGCTTATGCATGATCTCGATTGCAAAGCTGTCGGCGGCGGTCTCGGCCTCGCGCGAGTAGGAGGCTTCGACCACGCTGCGCGAGGCAAAGATCACCGCGGACGAGCCGGTGAGGTCGCCGAACAACAGGCCGATCAGGAACGAGGTGCCGCCGTTGTAGATCAGGCCGCGCATGTTGTCGTGATGCTTGAGATGGCCGAGCTCGTGGGCGAGAATGCCGGCAAGCTCGTCGGGGCTTTCGGCCTTATCGAGCAGCCCGTTCAGCACGTAGACCTTGCCGCCCGGTAGTGCGAACGCATTCGGCACCGCGGTCGGCAGCACGGCCGCCGTCATGGCATCGTCGTCGAGGCCGGCAGCATCGCGCAGGCGGTTGACCAATTTTGTGAATGCAGCCTTACCTGCGGTATCTTCGCATACGTTGCGGCCGAAGATGGTTTTCACCTGAACTTCCGAGGCATCGCCGATGCGCCGCTCGATCGGTTTCGGCACCAGCGGCGCGAGACGATCGGCAGCGAGCGGCACGCCGAACAGCATGACGCAGACGATGGAGACGGCGGCCGCCATCGACCAGCCGACGATCTTTGCAACACCCCGGCGCGTGGTCTGATGCTCGTCGAGACGCACGCAGCGGGAGGCCACGTCCGCCGCCAGCGCAAGGTCGCGGATTTCAAGCCGCGCCAGCGGTGGCGCAGTGGTACAGGCGAGCCGCAGGACACCGGCCGGACTGTCGGCGCGGCGGATATCGTCATAGGCCCAGAGCACCGGCGTTCCACCCTCCTCGACGATCCCAAGCGCATCGCCGAGGGCCAGCGAAACCTGGCGCCTGCGGCTTGACACGCCGTCGAAGAAGATCGTCGGCTTTGCGGGCTGTGCCGCCTCAGCGGATGTGTCGGTCACGAGCTAGAATCCTGCGACGTCGAGCCCATCGGCAAAGCCTTCGCCAAGTGCGCTGGCGAGATCGCCGCGCCCCTGCACATCCGCCGCCGCGCCGATGTCATGCACCTCGAGCGTTTCGAGCGCCTTCAACCAGATATCGTGCTGGAGATACATGCGCATGACGACGTTCAGCGCAAGCGCCAGGGCAAGATAGCCGATCACCGTCGTCACCAGAAGCGGAATGCTCCGCGCGATCGCGTTGGGGCCTGTGGCCGGCACGCCGGCCGCAGCGAGCAGTCCGGCAGCACCGGCAACGTAGAGGCCAAACAGGACGCTCAGCAGCAGCCACCAGCCGATCACCTTCCAGTAGAGGCCGTAGAACGCGTTGTGCGGCAGATCCGAGGACAGGCTGACGCCGCCGACGCGGATGCCGTCGAGCCACCAGCGCCATTCACGCGCCTTGAACTCGGCATAGAAGAACGGGGCGAGCGGAAAGATCACGACCGCGATCGGGCTCAGGAGCCACAGCCACCAGCCGCGCTTGAAGAACTCCCAGCCGTTGCCCTCGAAGTCGCCTTGCAGATCACCGTAATGGGTGTGCTGCATCTTGTAGCGCTCAAGCGACGCTTCGCGCCATGGCAGCGCCAAGCCAAGAGTGAGGAATACCAGCAAGCCCCACGCCATTGCGCGGAATGAATACGCCCAGCCGGAGCCGTCCATCCAGAACCGCACGCCGCGCCAGACCGTGCGGGTCAGCCGGTAACGTCGCGCGCGAAAAATCGCGAACTGGCCGAAAGCGTAGAAGGAGATGAACAGCGGTGTCGAGGCAAAGCCCTTCCAGCGCTCGAACTCGATGCCGACCAGGAAATAGGCAAGATAGATCGGCACCAGGATCGCGAGCGCGACCAGGAAGCCGATCAAGAGCTCCTTGCCCCGTCCGGTATATTCGGCGGCGTCGCCGTCGATCACGGTGTTCGACCACAGATGCCGCCGGATGTCGGTGACCAGCCAGAACCGGTAGAAGCCGAAAGTGACCAGCTCCAGCATGGCACCCTTGGTGACCATTTTGCGAAACACGGAGCGGTCGCCGGTGAAATCAACCCGCGTCGGCGGCAGCGGCGGCGGGACCGGTTCGGAGCCGATGGGGGTCCATTGCATGTCGTTCACGTCCGCAACCTCAGGATGCTGAAATGATACGATCAAACTATAGATTAAACGGTTAGTCGATCCCCAAGATCGCCGGGTCGATTTACCTCGATTCCCGTCGATTTCTTGCACCATTCCGCAAACCAACGGCGTGCGGGAGATCACATTGACACATCCGCGTGACGGCCGCCCGTCCCCTCTCGCAAAGGTTGGATGTGACAAAACTCTCCCTTGCTCCGGCGCAGACAACCGGCTGTAATTACAAATCAAATCCCGCAGCGCAGAATTCATAAAAACGCGCCGGGAGAACGCGAGGGAGAACGGTCATGCATGGGACCATCGAGAACGCAGCCAAGCTCGACGCTTTGCGCGAGCGCGCGACGTCGCTGCCGCTGGAGCAGTTCGATCCGGGCGATCCCGAATTGTTCAGGACCGATACGTTCTGGCCCTATTTCGACCGGCTGCGCCGGGAAGATC
Encoded proteins:
- a CDS encoding M48 family metallopeptidase, producing the protein MTDTSAEAAQPAKPTIFFDGVSSRRRQVSLALGDALGIVEEGGTPVLWAYDDIRRADSPAGVLRLACTTAPPLARLEIRDLALAADVASRCVRLDEHQTTRRGVAKIVGWSMAAAVSIVCVMLFGVPLAADRLAPLVPKPIERRIGDASEVQVKTIFGRNVCEDTAGKAAFTKLVNRLRDAAGLDDDAMTAAVLPTAVPNAFALPGGKVYVLNGLLDKAESPDELAGILAHELGHLKHHDNMRGLIYNGGTSFLIGLLFGDLTGSSAVIFASRSVVEASYSREAETAADSFAIEIMHKLGRSPKPAAELMFRITGKEGGSGFTILASHPLTEDRLARMTREDRPASGPPLLTDKEWHALKGICGSGKI
- a CDS encoding YjgN family protein → MQWTPIGSEPVPPPLPPTRVDFTGDRSVFRKMVTKGAMLELVTFGFYRFWLVTDIRRHLWSNTVIDGDAAEYTGRGKELLIGFLVALAILVPIYLAYFLVGIEFERWKGFASTPLFISFYAFGQFAIFRARRYRLTRTVWRGVRFWMDGSGWAYSFRAMAWGLLVFLTLGLALPWREASLERYKMQHTHYGDLQGDFEGNGWEFFKRGWWLWLLSPIAVVIFPLAPFFYAEFKAREWRWWLDGIRVGGVSLSSDLPHNAFYGLYWKVIGWWLLLSVLFGLYVAGAAGLLAAAGVPATGPNAIARSIPLLVTTVIGYLALALALNVVMRMYLQHDIWLKALETLEVHDIGAAADVQGRGDLASALGEGFADGLDVAGF
- the upp gene encoding uracil phosphoribosyltransferase, producing the protein MEGVTIVDHPLVQHKLTLVRDKSISTKSFRELIKEIGMLLCYEVTRDLPLTDIVIDTPLATMHSAKIAGKKLVFVPVLRAGTTFVDGMMDLVPTARVAHIGLYREPQSFAAVEYFFKSPSDLSERLAIVVTPVVATANTAVAAIDRLKERGAKDIRLACLIAAPEGLERLRGLHPDVHIWAAAVDEGLDENGFILPGLGDAGDRAYGTR